Below is a window of Camelina sativa cultivar DH55 chromosome 11, Cs, whole genome shotgun sequence DNA.
GGTCTTGTTGATGTCCAAATTGCTCAGATTACTTAGAGAGCACAAGCCCAAGATCTTCTCAACAGATCCGCTATGTATTTCTTCTTGAGTAAAAGGACAATCCAAGAAGTCGGCAAGTCTCATGACCTGGGCATAAGGCTCTTCTTTGAGATCCTCGTACCTCATAAAAAGAACATGCTTTGGGTCTTCCAAACTTCCTTTCCAATAGCTCAAAACATTGTCCCATAAAGGTCCACAAGCGTGAACTCCTTTGCAGAACGACTCAACGACAGACTCCAGCGTGCTTCTTTCAGCTTCTTTGTTCTCCATTCTTGACCTAAACTGCCATTCCGACACTAGTACATCCTTAACGTTCCTGCATATGTATACGATCTTACAAGGAGAGTCCTTGAGCGGCTCTCGCAGAGTATGCAACGGCATGTGGGTCGAGAACAACCTCGGTGATGATGAGAGCTTGGTCAGGTCCGGTGTGGAGCTTCTGGCATACAACTTAAACTCAAGAAAGGGTACAAGACCGTAAGGGCTATCAGAGGTAAGTGGATGGCTCTGAATACCATCCTTTGGCCTATGAAGTAAAGCGACTGTGAGGGCCTTGAGCCAAGTCGTTCCAGACTTGGGGTATGAACTGACTATTATGTCGGTGTCAAGCGGCTCAAAGTGTTTCTGGTAATCGAGGACTGCTTGGAGATTCTTGTAGTAATACCAACATCCTTGGTAGTTGCAAAGCTTCTTCCCTTGGATGTTTATGTCCGAAGGAAGCGAAGCTATCAAACTTCTGAATTCTGTTCTTATGCCGTCATCGTTTCCAAAGTTTCTTAGAGGCTCCgtctgattcattttttttgtttatcttctcaTTTTAGCTTATGAGTTTTTGACACTATATAGCACAATCGCAGCACATCACTATTTACACGTATTGTTATTGACCAAATGAATTATTAACGTGGTGGTTAAGAAGCAATTCAGTATAGTTTAAAGTTCTGTTGAAAATAATATGATTATCCTTATGATTCCCTACGATATATTTGACCAAATgaattattaactaaatatgATTATACGGAAAGATTTGTTATAAGAATAAAACACATTtagtttttctaaataaatatactTGTGGTTAGtaacaataagaaaataaaattgagaaTAGTTGACGAAAACTATTCGACAATATTTTGATTCTCTATGCTGATAATGTAAATCCGTCTAAGTGGCTAGAGCAACAgatatgtaaattattttgaCAAAAGAAAGTTTGATATGTTCGATTCGATATATATCAGTTTCTTAAATGaaatgttttcaataattttgttgTAGCCAATTTTGGATatcatttcttgtttttttttttggggtcaattCTGATCTAcagtatttttgttaaatataaccattgaaaatttcaaataaacacAGAATAACATCTTTATTCTTTAACGAAACAACAACACTgaaaaaaaggaatgaaaacTTAGCAAATGGCGGATATGTTttccatatatgtatgtattttgGTTCAACCAAAAATCATacgaaaattttcaaatattcatCCATGCGTGTGTACTTCACTTCTGGATAGAGTTTAGAAGCTTCTTCGTCGTCTCCGACTTCATGATCTGTGAGACAACCTTCGTAGTATATGTGATAGAAATGTCCTAATCCCGCTTGGTGCGCTATTTCCTTATCTGCATATACATAACTAACATTGTCACAATtgtttaatagaaaataaatacttaatcAGCCCATATTCAGCTCATTTCTCATAATGTAATGTAATCTCTAATCcacaatttttgtttggttagtaCGATGATCGGACTTAATTAATTACCTTCAATGTCAGCAAGAAAGTCGTGTGCTGAAACATATGTCTTCTCCAATACTTTTCCGGTTAGTTTCTCCCATATTTGAACGAGTTCCAAATGTGTGAGAATGTTGTCGGCAGGTCTAACGTACACAGTTTTATTCATCGTTCGGGGATCATTAAGCGTCTTTGCGGTATATTTTGCCATATCATCTTCATCCACGAATATCACTAATAAAATGAATGGGAACACAAATGGtgaaaatagatatttttggtaACTATGAAATGGAAGCGATCCAAgtgatgaaataaaatgaaatgagTTTCGCataagattttattctttttacctTTAACATTTCCATCTCCATAGATATCAACTCTTTTTTTGGGAGGCACCAAAGTTCCCATTTGAGATAAGTTCCCACCGAAGTATGCGGCAAAACAAGCGCCGACGAGGTATGTGTGGGGGATCCCCGCGGCTTCGATTGCATTTCGTACTTCCATTTTTTGTTCAAATGTTTCACTTCCTGGTGGCATTGCATGTCCCATACGCGAAGGATCCATTCCGAATTCTGATGGTAAAAAGCGCTGAAATGTTTCAACTTGTTAATATAGTTTATAagtgtgaacaaaaaaagagttaataATCTANNNNNNNNNNNNNNNNNNNNNNNNNNNNNNNNNNNNNNNNNNNNNNNNNNNNNNNNNNNNNNNNNNNNNNNNNNNNNNNNNNNNNNNNNNNNNNNNNNNNNNNNNNNNNNNNNNNNNNNNNNNNNNNNNNNNNNNNNNNNNNNNNNNNNNNNNNNNNNNNNNNNNNNNNNNNNNNNNNNNNNNNNNNNNNNNNNNNNNNNNNNNNNNNNNNNNNNNNNNNNNNNNNNNNNNNNNNNNNNNNNNNNNNNNNNNNNNNNNNNNNNNNNNNNNNNNNNNNNNNNNNNNNNNNNNNNNNNNNNNNNNNNNNNNNNNNNNNNNNNNNNNNNN
It encodes the following:
- the LOC104723828 gene encoding pinoresinol reductase 2-like: MDPSRMGHAMPPGSETFEQKMEVRNAIEAAGIPHTYLVGACFAAYFGGNLSQMGTLVPPKKRVDIYGDGNVKVIFVDEDDMAKYTAKTLNDPRTMNKTVYVRPADNILTHLELVQIWEKLTGKVLEKTYVSAHDFLADIEDKEIAHQAGLGHFYHIYYEGCLTDHEVGDDEEASKLYPEVKYTRMDEYLKIFV
- the LOC104723826 gene encoding cytosolic sulfotransferase 1-like, with amino-acid sequence MNQTEPLRNFGNDDGIRTEFRSLIASLPSDINIQGKKLCNYQGCWYYYKNLQAVLDYQKHFEPLDTDIIVSSYPKSGTTWLKALTVALLHRPKDGIQSHPLTSDSPYGLVPFLEFKLYARSSTPDLTKLSSSPRLFSTHMPLHTLREPLKDSPCKIVYICRNVKDVLVSEWQFRSRMENKEAERSTLESVVESFCKGVHACGPLWDNVLSYWKGSLEDPKHVLFMRYEDLKEEPYAQVMRLADFLDCPFTQEEIHSGSVEKILGLCSLSNLSNLDINKTGISWNNLDHSIFFRKGEVDDWKNHLSIEMANKIDMVIHEKFQGSGLKI